Part of the Ignavibacterium album JCM 16511 genome, ATTTTTAGAAATGTCTGTTGGGAAAAAGAAAGAATGAATGAGGATAATATCAATGATGAGCGATGCACTTTATTCCTTCGTTAAGCAAGTATAAATAAACTCAATAATTCTCCACGGCAAAATTACAGAATTATTTAACTACTTTAAAGAACTATAAATCAGTTTAATGTAGCTTCAAACTGAAGTTTGTTTGAAAGTTCTTTCCCGAGATATCTGTCAATTATAAAATGGATGATATATAACAGCGGAGTTAAGAAGACCGCAATAAAAAATTTATAGATATAATTGACAACTCCTATTGCCAATACGAGTTTTAATTCCCAACCTGCTCCAATGTAAAAAGCAATGAACAGAACTACAAAGCTATCAATAAACTGTGATACTAAAGTTGAACCTGTTGCTCTTAACCATATTTTAGAACTTCCTGTAATGGATTTGAAATAATGAAAAACCGTAACATCAACCAATTGGCCAATAAGAAATGCTACCAGTGAACCAATAATTATCCACAAACCCTGACCAAAAATAGTATTGAAAGCCATTTGCATATTTAATTGACCATTTGGAGTGTTTCTGATTATCCAGAAATCAGCGGGAACTAATGATATAGAAAAATAAACCATCACATAAGCATAAGCAATCAATCCTGCTGCAGTAAAAGAAAGAAACTGAACACCTTTTCTTCCAAAGTATTCATTGATTATATCAGTCATAATAAAAACAATTGGCCAGAGTAAAACGCCGGCAGTTAAATTAAATGATAAATTCTCATAACCGAATAAGCTGAGATTCAGTGGTTTTAGTCCAAGTGTTTTTTCAAGTGAGAATATTTTAACTCCTATAAATTCTGCCAGAATTGCATTTGCAATAAAGAAAGCACCAAGAATATAAAAAAGTCTTGTAGATTTATCCTGCATAAAATTTCCTAAATTTTTATCAAAATTATTATCCTTGGCAGCAATAACAAAAAAGCGGTATCAAAAGTTTGATACCGCTCAGGGAGAGAGATGAGAAATCAGTTTACCTTGTTCTTTCTGTTCGTGAAGTGTTTTGTCTTCTATCTGAATTGTTATTCCTTTGCTGATTAAGATTTCTGTTTGTTTCCACTTTTCTTTCATTATCAGTTCTTTTCGATTCGATTGTTCTTGTTTCAGTTCTTTTTTGTTCGAAGTTTCTGTTCTCAATCTGTTCATTTCTTCTTACTTCATTTCTTTGCTCATTTACTCTGCTTTCATTCTTTTTCATTTCGAATCTACGATTATCATTTCTGAATTCACTATCTCTATCAATCCTGGAGTTTAGTTCAACTTCTTTTCTCCTTTCCAACTCTCTTGAATCATTTTTTCTGGATTTTTCCTGTTCTATAGTTCTTCTTTGTTCTTCCCTATTTCTTAAATTCTGATTTCTCTCTCTTTCATTAGAATCGGTTCTGTCTTTAAACTTATCATCACGATTTATGCTTCTTTCCTGCTCAGTTTGTTTTCTGTCATTAACTTCATTACGATCATTGGTTCTTGTCCTTTTAACTTCAGCAAGTTCAACTTTCTCTAACTCAAGTTTTGGTCTTCTTTCAGATCTTTCAATCTTAACTTCTCTTAATGATTCCCTATCTCTTTGTATTTCATTTCTATCAGCTATAAATGTCCTGATTCTATCTTCATCTCTTCTTTTGATATTTTCAAATTCTCTTGGGTCATTCGAAGTAATTAAATCACGCTTTTCAATCTTCTGACCTGAACGCTTTCTTACTAAGTCAAAATCAATACCTTCATTTCTTACTCTACCATTGTAATACTTATATTCATAACGTTCTTTAGTGCGATCATAAATTCTATATTTGTATTTAGAAGGAACATAATAATTATAAACATAAGGATTGCAGAAATGTTTATAAGTTACAAAATGCCACTGTGTATAAGGGACATAATAGTTATATGTTATTCTTATTCCGAAATTGACTGAGAAAACTGCGTAAGGATGTAAAGGAGCCCAACCTATATAGTCATCATCATATCTCCACTCGACCCAGGCAGGAGCCCACTCGTCATCAGGAATCCAAATCCATCCATAATAGTCATCATAATACCATCTTCCATAATGGAAAACTATATGTCCGAAAGGTTCATAAGAATCCCAATACCATCCATAATCTGTCCATATCCATCTTCCTATTTTGTAAGGAGCCCAGTTTCTTTTTATAATTGTTGGTCTCCAGGCGACAACTCCATAATCAATTTCAATCCAGGTTCCGTATGGAGTTAAATTGGTATAAAAATAACCACCAACTCTGTGGTAGTAATCTGAACTGGTTTCTGCATAAGCAGTAAAACCGATAAATATAAAAACGAATATTGCAATTAACTTTTTCATGACTTTCTCCTTTCAATTGTTAACTTTAAAACCCAACAACCATGCCATTCAAAAATCCATTATTTTCAATTTGATGATGTGTAATATTCCTGAATTGTATTTTTAACTAATCAGTAGTGTTTAATTTATCTTCTGATTGTTCGGTCTTTCCATTTATAATTACCTAAAGCTCCGCTTATTCCGGCGATTACGATGTAAGGAATGTGAAATAGTTCGGCGAGTAAGAATACATTAAGAATCTTTTTATCAAATAATAATTCTATACCTTTTTTTAGAATTAAAAATTCAACTAACATTTTGGCAATAAATGAAATAATGAAAGAGATTAAAAACTTAAAATCAACTATCAATCCAAGAATTGGTTGAATGACGAAAGAAATGTAAAACAAATAAATCAGAACTAATTTCAAAACGAGCATTTTATTTTTATAGAATAGTCCTTTACTTGCCCATCGTTTTCTTTGCTGATAAAAATTTTTTAATGACTTATTTGGCTCAGTCTCCACAATAGCAT contains:
- a CDS encoding queuosine precursor transporter encodes the protein MQDKSTRLFYILGAFFIANAILAEFIGVKIFSLEKTLGLKPLNLSLFGYENLSFNLTAGVLLWPIVFIMTDIINEYFGRKGVQFLSFTAAGLIAYAYVMVYFSISLVPADFWIIRNTPNGQLNMQMAFNTIFGQGLWIIIGSLVAFLIGQLVDVTVFHYFKSITGSSKIWLRATGSTLVSQFIDSFVVLFIAFYIGAGWELKLVLAIGVVNYIYKFFIAVFLTPLLYIIHFIIDRYLGKELSNKLQFEATLN
- a CDS encoding DUF6600 domain-containing protein, which produces MKKLIAIFVFIFIGFTAYAETSSDYYHRVGGYFYTNLTPYGTWIEIDYGVVAWRPTIIKRNWAPYKIGRWIWTDYGWYWDSYEPFGHIVFHYGRWYYDDYYGWIWIPDDEWAPAWVEWRYDDDYIGWAPLHPYAVFSVNFGIRITYNYYVPYTQWHFVTYKHFCNPYVYNYYVPSKYKYRIYDRTKERYEYKYYNGRVRNEGIDFDLVRKRSGQKIEKRDLITSNDPREFENIKRRDEDRIRTFIADRNEIQRDRESLREVKIERSERRPKLELEKVELAEVKRTRTNDRNEVNDRKQTEQERSINRDDKFKDRTDSNERERNQNLRNREEQRRTIEQEKSRKNDSRELERRKEVELNSRIDRDSEFRNDNRRFEMKKNESRVNEQRNEVRRNEQIENRNFEQKRTETRTIESKRTDNERKVETNRNLNQQRNNNSDRRQNTSRTERTR